A stretch of Enterobacter cloacae complex sp. ECNIH7 DNA encodes these proteins:
- the pdxY gene encoding pyridoxal kinase PdxY — protein sequence MKNILAIQSHVVFGHAGNSAAEFPMRRLGVNVWPLNTVQFSNHTQYGKWTGCVMPPSHLTEVVQGIADIDQLKRCDAVLSGYLGSAEQGEHILGIVRQVKAANPSAKYFCDPVMGHPEKGCIVAPGVAEFHVRHALPASDIIAPNLVELEILCEHPVNSVEEAVSASRELIAQGPEVVLVKHLARAGLSQDRFEMLLVTKDDAWHISRPLVDFGLRQPVGVGDVTSGLLLVKLLQGATMRDALEHVTAAVYEIMIATKEMQEYELQVVAAQDRIAKPEHYFSATRL from the coding sequence ATGAAGAACATCCTCGCCATTCAGTCCCACGTTGTTTTTGGACATGCTGGCAACAGCGCTGCGGAATTCCCGATGCGCCGCCTCGGCGTCAACGTCTGGCCCCTTAATACCGTACAGTTCTCTAACCACACGCAATACGGCAAATGGACCGGCTGCGTAATGCCGCCTTCGCACCTCACCGAGGTTGTGCAGGGCATTGCCGATATCGACCAGCTCAAGCGCTGTGACGCCGTATTGAGCGGTTATCTTGGTTCAGCGGAGCAGGGGGAACATATCCTCGGCATCGTGCGTCAGGTAAAGGCCGCCAACCCGTCGGCAAAATACTTCTGCGACCCCGTTATGGGCCATCCGGAGAAAGGCTGTATCGTGGCGCCAGGCGTAGCAGAATTCCACGTCCGCCACGCGCTGCCCGCCAGCGATATCATTGCGCCAAACCTGGTCGAACTCGAAATTCTCTGCGAGCATCCGGTTAACAGCGTTGAAGAGGCGGTAAGCGCGTCTCGTGAGCTGATCGCTCAGGGGCCGGAAGTTGTGCTGGTAAAACACCTTGCGCGCGCAGGGCTGAGCCAGGACCGTTTTGAGATGCTTCTGGTGACGAAAGATGACGCCTGGCATATCAGCCGTCCGCTGGTGGATTTCGGCCTGCGCCAGCCGGTTGGGGTCGGGGATGTCACCAGCGGTCTGCTGCTGGTGAAATTGCTGCAGGGGGCGACGATGCGCGACGCGCTGGAGCACGTTACCGCGGCGGTGTACGAAATCATGATTGCGACGAAAGAGATGCAGGAATATGAACTGCAGGTGGTTGCGGCACAGGATCGTATCGCGAAGCCGGAGCACTATTTCAGCGCAACCCGGTTATAA